From Streptomyces sp. TLI_053, a single genomic window includes:
- the lysA gene encoding diaminopimelate decarboxylase: MTTTLRTPQSPRPTQSSRASRTSHSSPSPAAPLGSPWPASARPGPNGDLLIGGVGLAEAADRFGTPLYVLDEQEFRDRARAFRRALPTAEVCYAAKAFLCSAVVDWAAEEGLGLDVCSAGELRLAAAAGFPPERVLLHGNAKTPEELRLARRLRVGRIVVDGAAEIPRLAAPAGPDAPQRVLVRVLPGVAAGHHRAVRTGVDGQKFGFRIDGGDAADAVARILGQPGLRLTGLHCHLGSQITEAGPYLAAVDRLVGLLAEIRYRHGVELPELDLGGGYGVRYLAGDAELDPDRFAAEVTTRLAARCAEHGLAVPRLLLEPGRAIAAPAGVALYRVLSVKRGTDGRAFAAVDGGMSDNPRPALYGSAYQVRTVGRPADGPTATFDVVGRHCEAGDVLVHGAALPADLRPGDLLAVPAAGAYQLSMASGYNLVGRPPVAAVREGRLRLLVRRETVEDFRAREVGR, translated from the coding sequence GTGACGACCACCCTGCGCACCCCCCAGTCCCCCCGGCCCACTCAGTCCTCCCGTGCCTCCCGAACCTCCCACTCCTCCCCGTCGCCCGCCGCTCCGCTCGGCAGCCCGTGGCCCGCTTCCGCCCGCCCCGGTCCGAACGGCGATCTGCTGATCGGCGGCGTCGGGCTGGCCGAGGCCGCCGACCGCTTCGGCACCCCGCTCTACGTGCTCGACGAGCAGGAGTTCCGCGACCGCGCCCGGGCCTTCCGCCGGGCCCTGCCGACGGCCGAGGTCTGCTACGCCGCCAAGGCCTTCCTGTGCAGCGCGGTGGTGGACTGGGCCGCCGAGGAGGGACTCGGCCTCGACGTCTGCTCCGCGGGCGAACTCCGCCTGGCCGCTGCCGCCGGTTTCCCGCCCGAGCGCGTCCTGCTGCACGGCAACGCCAAGACTCCCGAGGAACTGCGCCTCGCCCGCCGGCTGCGGGTCGGCCGGATCGTCGTCGACGGCGCCGCCGAGATCCCCCGGCTGGCCGCCCCGGCCGGGCCGGACGCCCCGCAGCGGGTCCTGGTGCGGGTCCTGCCGGGGGTCGCCGCCGGGCACCACCGCGCGGTGCGCACCGGCGTCGACGGCCAGAAGTTCGGCTTCCGGATCGACGGCGGGGACGCCGCCGACGCGGTCGCCCGGATCCTCGGCCAGCCCGGCCTGCGGCTCACCGGCCTGCACTGCCACCTGGGCTCCCAGATCACCGAGGCCGGACCCTACCTCGCCGCCGTCGACCGGCTGGTCGGGCTCCTCGCCGAGATCCGCTACCGGCACGGCGTCGAACTTCCCGAGCTCGACCTCGGCGGCGGCTACGGTGTCCGCTACCTCGCCGGGGACGCCGAGCTGGACCCGGACCGGTTCGCCGCCGAAGTCACCACCCGGCTCGCCGCCCGCTGCGCCGAACACGGCCTCGCCGTCCCCCGGCTGCTGCTGGAGCCCGGCCGGGCGATCGCGGCTCCGGCCGGGGTGGCGCTCTACCGCGTCCTGTCGGTCAAGCGCGGCACGGACGGACGGGCCTTCGCGGCCGTGGACGGCGGCATGAGCGACAACCCGCGCCCCGCCCTCTACGGCTCCGCCTACCAGGTCCGGACGGTCGGGCGGCCGGCCGACGGCCCGACGGCGACCTTCGACGTGGTCGGCAGGCACTGCGAGGCCGGTGACGTCCTGGTGCACGGGGCCGCGCTCCCGGCCGACCTGCGCCCGGGGGACCTCCTGGCGGTTCCGGCCGCCGGCGCCTACCAGCTCTCGATGGCCTCCGGCTACAACCTGGTCGGCCGGCCGCCGGTCGCCGCCGTGCGGGAGGGGCGGCTGCGGCTGCTGGTCCGGCGGGAGACCGTCGAGGACTTCCGCGCCCGGGAGGTCGGCCGCTGA
- a CDS encoding MoxR family ATPase produces the protein MQGAVSVSPAQIPELLLGLATVRPVFLWGAPGIGKSSLVREFAGALGLECVSLVGTQLAPEDLIGVPQLTPEGRSRFCPPEQIARDQPYCLFLDELNAASPDVQKAFYSLILDRRIGSYELPPGSIVIGAGNRATDGALARPMASALVNRMVHVHLRASAEDWLRWAGGAGIHPWIVDHLTDRPDHLWSAPPKTEEPFSTPRAWHMLSDALHSFGPTLDEGTLKVVAHGLLTAQHAIAFCGYAKIVRNSYGLEAILKGDARWPHRVEDRDLLYYLADAFRSRLVKELPAQKEHASGAQRQTAFRAKSLLVQLAEISVEVARTVIADGADGIPVLPAWFLIEAARDMPRLVEARR, from the coding sequence GTGCAGGGTGCAGTCAGCGTCTCGCCCGCCCAGATCCCCGAACTGCTGCTCGGTCTGGCCACCGTCCGCCCGGTGTTCCTCTGGGGCGCCCCGGGGATCGGGAAGTCCTCCCTGGTCAGGGAGTTCGCCGGGGCACTCGGTCTGGAGTGCGTGAGCCTGGTCGGCACCCAGCTCGCCCCGGAGGACCTCATCGGCGTGCCGCAGCTCACCCCCGAGGGCCGCTCCCGCTTCTGCCCGCCCGAGCAGATCGCCCGCGACCAGCCCTACTGCCTGTTCCTGGACGAGCTCAACGCGGCGTCGCCGGACGTCCAGAAGGCCTTCTACTCGCTGATCCTGGACCGCCGGATCGGCTCCTACGAGCTTCCGCCCGGCTCGATCGTGATCGGCGCCGGGAACCGTGCCACCGACGGCGCGCTCGCCCGCCCGATGGCGTCCGCCCTGGTCAACCGCATGGTCCACGTCCATCTCCGGGCCAGTGCCGAGGACTGGCTGCGCTGGGCGGGCGGCGCCGGCATCCACCCCTGGATCGTCGACCACCTCACCGACCGGCCCGACCACCTGTGGTCCGCGCCGCCGAAGACCGAGGAGCCGTTCTCCACCCCGCGCGCCTGGCACATGCTCTCCGACGCGCTGCACTCCTTCGGGCCCACCCTGGACGAGGGGACGCTCAAGGTCGTTGCCCACGGGCTGCTCACCGCCCAGCACGCGATCGCCTTCTGCGGCTACGCGAAGATCGTCCGCAACTCCTACGGCCTGGAGGCCATCCTCAAGGGCGACGCGCGCTGGCCGCACCGGGTGGAGGACCGCGACCTGCTCTACTACCTCGCCGACGCCTTCCGCAGCCGACTCGTCAAGGAACTGCCCGCGCAGAAGGAGCACGCCTCCGGGGCGCAGCGGCAGACGGCGTTCCGGGCGAAGTCGCTGCTGGTCCAGCTGGCCGAGATCTCGGTGGAGGTCGCCCGGACCGTGATCGCCGACGGTGCGGACGGCATTCCGGTGCTGCCCGCCTGGTTCCTGATCGAGGCCGCCCGGGACATGCCCCGGTTGGTCGAGGCCCGCCGGTGA
- a CDS encoding VWA-like domain-containing protein, with protein MRRARADRGEPDPGTEAFAEGVRLLRRNPALAALRADICRTQDCEAAPPDGWVVADSNGTLHVNPRRRAEPEEWAWVLAHALLHLGLGHLPGARGTRTRPDAFESAARCTVVNRFLATFPVGRAPVVLPQEYPGGGEEELAARWRRDGLPAPAVAGTAGTAGTAEQDQLLLEWRGHGPPEDWTVEFAAALTRTMSAAMDRAGGRFDADTGERLPERPWTRALNWFVSSYPLLGVVAAGLTVVADAELARAHDIAVAAVDSEVGEIYVNPLRRYSDEEWRFVLGHEILHAALRHGERRGGRDPFLFNVAADYVINGWLLEMGVGEMPDGLLHDPRLKGLSAEEVYDRIVRDRRRIRRLATLAGKNRPDVLGERLGPPRDFVDLDDFYRRGLQQGFELHGRERGLLPAGLVEEVRALAHPPLPWDALLARWFDEFVPRPEPVRSYARPARRQSATPDIPRAGRHHPEEEVPRCTFGVVLDTSGSMDRSLLGKALGAIASYAAARDVPAARVVHCDAAVHDAGYLPVEEIAGRLRVHGRGGTVLQPGIDLLERAEDFPPGAPVLVITDGECDVLRLRREHAFLVPRGAVLPFTARGPVFRMSRDAPG; from the coding sequence GTGAGGCGCGCCCGGGCCGACCGCGGGGAGCCGGACCCGGGTACCGAGGCGTTCGCGGAGGGTGTCCGGCTGCTCCGCCGCAATCCGGCCCTCGCCGCCCTGCGCGCCGACATCTGCCGCACCCAGGACTGCGAGGCCGCTCCGCCGGACGGCTGGGTGGTCGCCGACTCCAACGGCACCCTGCACGTCAACCCGCGCCGCCGGGCCGAACCCGAGGAGTGGGCCTGGGTGCTGGCGCACGCCCTGCTGCACCTGGGCCTCGGCCACCTCCCGGGCGCCCGCGGCACCCGGACCCGGCCCGACGCCTTCGAGTCCGCCGCCCGCTGCACCGTGGTCAACCGCTTCCTCGCCACCTTCCCGGTCGGCCGCGCCCCGGTCGTCCTCCCGCAGGAGTACCCGGGCGGCGGCGAGGAGGAGTTGGCCGCCCGGTGGCGCCGCGACGGCCTGCCCGCGCCCGCGGTCGCCGGGACCGCGGGAACGGCCGGAACCGCCGAGCAGGACCAACTGCTGCTGGAGTGGCGCGGCCACGGGCCGCCCGAGGACTGGACGGTGGAGTTCGCGGCCGCGCTCACCCGCACCATGTCCGCCGCCATGGACCGGGCCGGCGGACGGTTCGACGCCGATACCGGCGAACGCCTCCCCGAGCGACCCTGGACGAGGGCGCTCAACTGGTTCGTCTCCTCGTACCCGCTGCTCGGCGTCGTCGCGGCCGGCCTCACCGTGGTGGCCGACGCCGAACTGGCCCGGGCCCACGACATCGCCGTCGCCGCCGTCGACAGCGAGGTCGGGGAGATCTACGTCAACCCGCTGCGCCGCTACTCCGACGAGGAGTGGCGGTTCGTCCTCGGCCACGAGATCCTGCACGCCGCCCTGCGGCACGGCGAGCGCCGCGGCGGCCGGGACCCGTTCCTGTTCAACGTCGCCGCCGACTACGTCATCAACGGCTGGCTGCTGGAGATGGGCGTCGGCGAGATGCCGGACGGGCTGCTGCACGACCCGCGGTTGAAGGGGCTGTCGGCCGAGGAGGTGTACGACCGGATCGTCCGCGACCGGCGCCGGATCCGCCGCCTCGCCACCCTGGCGGGGAAGAACCGCCCGGACGTCCTCGGCGAACGGCTGGGACCGCCGCGGGACTTCGTGGACCTCGACGACTTCTACCGGCGCGGCCTCCAGCAGGGCTTCGAGCTGCACGGGCGCGAACGCGGCCTGTTGCCGGCCGGGTTGGTCGAGGAGGTCCGTGCCCTCGCCCACCCGCCGCTGCCGTGGGACGCGCTGCTGGCGCGCTGGTTCGACGAGTTCGTGCCCCGGCCGGAGCCGGTGCGCAGCTACGCCCGCCCGGCGCGCCGGCAGTCCGCCACGCCGGACATCCCCAGGGCGGGCCGCCACCACCCGGAGGAGGAGGTGCCGCGCTGCACCTTCGGGGTCGTCCTGGACACCTCCGGTTCGATGGACCGGTCGCTGCTCGGCAAGGCGCTCGGCGCGATCGCCTCCTACGCCGCCGCCCGGGACGTACCGGCGGCGCGGGTGGTGCACTGCGATGCCGCCGTGCACGACGCCGGGTACCTCCCGGTGGAGGAGATCGCCGGGCGGCTCCGGGTGCACGGGCGGGGAGGCACCGTGCTCCAGCCGGGCATCGACCTGCTGGAGCGGGCCGAGGACTTCCCGCCCGGCGCACCCGTGCTCGTGATCACCGACGGCGAGTGCGACGTGCTGAGGCTGCGCCGTGAGCACGCCTTCCTCGTCCCGCGCGGTGCCGTGCTGCCGTTCACAGCGCGCGGCCCGGTGTTCCGGATGAGCCGGGACGCTCCCGGCTGA
- a CDS encoding MFS transporter has translation MTTATPVPLRDRLGLPASAGRHRPLIGAHLIDSLGTGLVLAFTLVFFARTTALSLTTVGAAVSAARLLALPVAPVVGPLIDRHGARPVAAWANALSALAYAGFLLADRASLIVLVCLLAQAGQAAYWTASTGLVVLAAPAGERTRWFALVQTLRNAGLGLGGAAGALLVGDGGTGGLRVLVALNAASYLAAAVLLARWRPAPAEPPATRAAARVRSGAGQGAGGYRAVLADRRYLLMVVVNLSSVLASMVLSVLLAVHVTAALHLDASLAGALLVLNGVQVVLTQSPVSRLLEGHRPTRTAAAGAGLNAAAFALFAVLPADGPRWLVLSGLVVAMLVYNLAETVATPGREELSVALAHPARRGRYLAVKQLSWNLGQALAPGLLTLLFAHGPAWPWLFLLVTSLAAVPGLLRLERPFADVPDTPSETGPLARH, from the coding sequence ATGACCACCGCCACCCCCGTCCCGCTCCGGGACCGCCTCGGACTGCCCGCCTCGGCCGGCCGCCACCGCCCACTGATCGGCGCGCACCTGATCGACAGCCTGGGCACCGGCCTGGTGCTCGCCTTCACCCTGGTGTTCTTCGCCCGCACCACGGCGCTGTCGCTGACCACCGTCGGCGCGGCGGTCTCCGCCGCCCGACTGCTGGCCCTGCCGGTCGCCCCCGTCGTCGGCCCGCTGATCGACCGCCACGGCGCCCGGCCGGTCGCCGCCTGGGCCAACGCACTCTCCGCGCTCGCCTACGCGGGCTTCCTGCTCGCCGACCGTGCCTCGCTGATCGTGCTGGTCTGCCTCCTCGCCCAGGCCGGCCAGGCCGCGTACTGGACCGCCAGCACCGGGCTGGTGGTGCTGGCCGCCCCGGCCGGGGAGCGCACCCGCTGGTTCGCGCTGGTGCAGACCCTGCGCAATGCCGGGCTCGGCCTGGGTGGCGCGGCCGGCGCACTGCTGGTCGGCGACGGCGGGACGGGCGGCCTGCGGGTGCTGGTGGCGTTGAACGCCGCCTCGTACCTGGCGGCGGCGGTGCTGCTGGCCCGCTGGCGGCCCGCCCCGGCCGAACCGCCCGCCACCCGGGCAGCGGCCCGGGTCCGCTCAGGGGCGGGCCAGGGAGCGGGCGGCTACCGGGCGGTGCTGGCGGACCGCCGCTACCTGCTCATGGTGGTGGTGAACCTGTCCTCCGTGCTGGCCTCGATGGTGCTGAGCGTCCTGCTCGCGGTGCACGTGACGGCCGCCCTGCACCTGGACGCTTCGCTGGCCGGCGCGCTGCTGGTGCTCAACGGCGTCCAAGTGGTGCTGACCCAGAGCCCGGTCTCCCGCCTGCTGGAAGGCCACCGTCCGACCCGGACGGCGGCCGCCGGGGCGGGGCTCAACGCCGCGGCCTTCGCGCTCTTCGCCGTCCTGCCGGCCGACGGTCCGCGCTGGCTGGTGCTGTCGGGGCTGGTCGTCGCGATGCTGGTCTACAACCTGGCCGAGACGGTGGCCACGCCCGGCCGGGAGGAGTTGAGCGTGGCGCTCGCCCATCCGGCACGACGCGGCCGGTACCTGGCGGTCAAACAACTCTCCTGGAACCTCGGCCAGGCACTCGCCCCCGGCCTGCTCACCCTGCTGTTCGCACACGGCCCGGCCTGGCCCTGGCTGTTCCTCCTCGTCACCTCGCTGGCCGCCGTCCCCGGACTGCTCCGACTCGAACGCCCGTTCGCCGACGTTCCCGACACTCCCTCGGAAACCGGACCCCTCGCGCGGCACTGA
- a CDS encoding DUF5937 family protein, with protein sequence MIVGAHGFDTARILATPTVGEPMLTWEFSAQDLARTRFARSPLCELTTSVEALKDPGRSAVHLPWARRARRELADVSWELLSQLVRLPTRYVPDFLTPVPVVGSPTLAEQLAELTALDPAAVRRDLDRIGGELPPLVAELYAEPVAGTRRLAAEAQAYWQAAIAPYWERIERLAEGEILRRARQLAADGPAGLFTDLHPSVSWEHDLLRIGHRHVDAHRRLDGARGLVLVPTVFAWPGVFSQLNPPWQPGLVYPPRGVATLWESAPPAPAGLARVLGRARARLLAELAAPATTTELAVRTGLSAPTVSHHLAALHDAGLAARHRTGRSVLYLRTPAAELLCRERG encoded by the coding sequence ATGATCGTCGGAGCCCATGGATTCGACACAGCTCGAATCCTCGCCACGCCGACCGTCGGGGAGCCGATGCTGACCTGGGAGTTCTCCGCGCAGGACCTGGCCCGCACCAGGTTCGCCCGCTCGCCGCTGTGCGAGCTGACCACGAGCGTCGAGGCGCTGAAGGACCCGGGCCGCAGCGCCGTCCACCTGCCCTGGGCCCGCCGGGCCCGCCGCGAGCTCGCCGACGTGAGCTGGGAGCTGCTCTCCCAGCTGGTGCGGCTGCCGACGCGGTACGTGCCGGACTTCCTCACCCCGGTGCCGGTCGTCGGCAGCCCGACCCTGGCCGAGCAGTTGGCCGAGCTGACCGCGCTCGACCCGGCCGCCGTCCGCCGCGACCTGGACCGGATCGGCGGCGAACTCCCGCCACTGGTGGCAGAGCTGTACGCCGAGCCGGTGGCCGGAACCCGGCGGCTGGCGGCCGAGGCGCAGGCCTACTGGCAGGCCGCGATCGCCCCGTACTGGGAGCGGATCGAACGCCTCGCCGAGGGCGAGATCCTGCGCCGGGCCCGGCAGTTGGCGGCGGACGGTCCGGCCGGACTCTTCACCGACCTGCACCCGTCGGTGAGCTGGGAGCACGACCTGCTGCGGATCGGCCACCGGCACGTGGACGCGCACCGCCGGCTGGACGGCGCGCGCGGACTTGTCCTGGTGCCCACCGTGTTCGCCTGGCCCGGGGTGTTCTCCCAGCTCAATCCGCCCTGGCAGCCCGGCCTGGTCTACCCGCCGCGCGGTGTCGCCACCCTCTGGGAGTCGGCCCCGCCCGCTCCGGCGGGCCTGGCCCGGGTGCTCGGCCGGGCCCGCGCGCGGCTGCTCGCCGAACTGGCGGCCCCTGCCACCACCACCGAACTCGCCGTCCGCACCGGCCTGTCCGCCCCCACCGTCTCGCACCACCTGGCCGCCCTGCACGACGCCGGCCTGGCCGCCCGCCACCGCACCGGCCGCAGCGTGCTCTACCTGCGCACGCCGGCGGCCGAACTGCTGTGCCGCGAACGGGGGTAG